Proteins encoded within one genomic window of Mesobacillus subterraneus:
- a CDS encoding LacI family DNA-binding transcriptional regulator translates to MATMKDVASKAGVSVMTVSRVINSPDTVKIETKNKVLSAMNELKFQPNYAAKALVTNRTRIVHLLIPNQLETADPYLMTLIAGISDILSKNYYAFLLRREWDSQFKCDGVIAMGLKEEDQSLLDKMDVPCILFGDTNLSIDCINVNDLKGGYDMTEYILKNGHKKIGIIVIDEDSAFPKKRFKGYQEALNKYEIPFNPDYVRYANNTEGDGFTKALDLLGNTDVTALFCLSDVIALGALRAARELGKSIPEEISIAGFDGVLFDQVAEPHLTTMKQPVYEIGQALADELLKRIENPTKLETKKLFESKIVIRNSTSKLQ, encoded by the coding sequence ATGGCTACTATGAAAGACGTTGCTTCAAAAGCGGGTGTCTCTGTTATGACCGTATCTAGAGTAATAAATTCACCAGATACAGTAAAAATTGAAACGAAGAACAAAGTATTGTCAGCAATGAATGAATTAAAGTTCCAGCCGAACTATGCAGCTAAAGCGCTTGTAACAAATAGAACGAGAATAGTTCATTTACTAATTCCTAACCAACTTGAAACCGCGGATCCATACTTAATGACACTTATTGCAGGTATTAGTGATATATTAAGTAAAAATTATTATGCCTTCTTATTGAGAAGAGAATGGGATTCCCAGTTTAAGTGTGATGGGGTTATTGCGATGGGGTTAAAAGAAGAAGACCAGTCGTTATTAGATAAAATGGATGTTCCTTGTATTTTATTTGGGGATACGAACCTAAGTATCGATTGTATAAATGTAAACGATCTCAAAGGAGGATATGATATGACAGAATATATCCTCAAAAATGGACATAAAAAGATTGGGATAATTGTGATTGATGAAGATAGTGCGTTTCCTAAAAAAAGGTTTAAAGGCTATCAAGAGGCTCTAAATAAGTACGAAATCCCGTTTAACCCAGACTATGTTCGTTATGCAAATAATACTGAAGGTGATGGTTTTACAAAGGCCCTCGATCTTCTTGGAAATACGGATGTGACTGCTTTATTTTGTTTAAGTGATGTAATAGCACTTGGTGCTTTACGTGCAGCGAGAGAGTTAGGGAAAAGTATCCCCGAGGAAATATCTATTGCAGGTTTTGATGGAGTTTTATTTGATCAAGTTGCAGAACCACACTTAACAACAATGAAACAGCCAGTGTATGAAATCGGTCAAGCTTTAGCGGATGAGTTACTTAAAAGGATCGAAAATCCAACCAAGCTGGAAACTAAAAAATTGTTCGAATCAAAAATTGTGATACGTAACTCAACATCAAAATTACAATAG
- a CDS encoding glycoside hydrolase family 30 beta sandwich domain-containing protein yields MDDFYTIGHASKFVQPKAKRIESSQEGSIENVVLKNPDGSKVLIAYNHGNSNEELIVSDQGNFFSYSLPEGAAATFVWNS; encoded by the coding sequence ATGGATGATTTTTACACAATTGGGCATGCAAGCAAGTTTGTCCAACCGAAAGCCAAGCGTATTGAATCCTCTCAAGAAGGTTCAATTGAGAATGTAGTCTTGAAAAACCCTGATGGATCTAAAGTACTGATTGCTTATAATCATGGAAATTCAAATGAAGAATTGATTGTAAGTGATCAAGGCAATTTTTTCTCATATTCACTGCCAGAAGGCGCTGCTGCCACATTCGTATGGAATAGTTAA
- a CDS encoding carbohydrate-binding protein, giving the protein MLKIIVKKTTYFLLSLLVLLGSSPFYQNDILAVGNEVEVWLTTADESKKLAKQENVPLLIDEKTPSNMNTINVNEEEKYQEMDGFGAAISGSSAHILSNLDPEKRETLLKDLFTPQGINLSFLRMTIGSSDFSLDRYTYNDMPIGETDEDLNHFTIAKDQEVISILQQVLAQKDKVKVMGSPWSPPAWMKVGNSLNGGTLDPIYYDSYASYLAKYIKAFEKQGVPVYAITPQNEPLHVATGNDTQYGYPSMKMTAAEQADFIKSSLGPTFQEQKIDTKIIAYDHNWDKPDYPVEVLNDEEARKYIAGSAFHAYAGNPTAQSIVHDQYPEKGIWFTEISGGEWATNFGDNLAWNMKNIIIGTTRNWSKSILFWNLALNENHSPITPSDEEEKTESSGCEDCRGVVTIDSETGEITKNVEYYVLGHVSKFVEPGAHRIQSSDINDLSNIENVAFINPDGSKVMLAMNTSDRETEIKVRWGDKSFLYTLDAGSVATFKWSGEQAGSQVISALSKVEAELYDESNKDIPSEVTNDVGGGKSLTGITKGDYIAFEQVEFLEDIHSLQVRVAAEKASGIDLRIGSHEGHSIGRVAINPTGSENTWETITVPVDITGVTGNQKLFLVFEEPVNLNWFRFSTDFFQDSLNYIKNPSLETGSFEFWSESHPDGQELSQSVSSGEAQEGNHKIDHWSSEDYKQATYQTVHVPNGTYKFSVWVRSSGNQNELTLQARNHGSSMITKQIGSTGIGTWTKYTIEKIHVSTGEITVGVFSDGKGGNWANFDQFSLNRVSREVPSKATNGLSAPNNVNANQSEQIELTWDEIENAKGYILYKATIVNGKYSPYIERTITKETKFIDSGLKVDTTYSYKITAINDDGESLPSQPVQIKPKKADVTPPAIPAGLQGIAQEESILLKWNNVIDLDFQAYRIYQDGEMVTSISPINETMKVISNLQGGKNYSFSISSIDLFGNESELSEPILISPLSIGKPITLENLDFETGDLAHWNDWHPENQESAHKVDNDYPLNGAYKLTHNLAENNEQYTYRTIEVPNGKYKVSVSVRAGIEKLELQVKNYGGEEKKQLMNSPSWDAWTKFTIDQIEVTNGQLEFGVYSKTGNNTGWAAIDGFEIISYEQSPPGEETPGEETPAEEVPGEEDPEEQTPGEEVPGEEGPGEETPGEEVPGEEDPEEQTPGKEVPGEEDPGEETPGEDDETGDKTKKDQAPSVNQIDDEMKGQQGSGNKLPKTATQVYNLLLAGVLLIVIGFIFFTQYKKRLE; this is encoded by the coding sequence ATGTTAAAAATAATAGTGAAAAAAACCACCTACTTTTTATTGTCGTTACTTGTTTTACTTGGGAGTTCCCCATTTTATCAAAATGATATTTTAGCAGTAGGGAATGAAGTAGAAGTCTGGCTTACTACAGCTGATGAATCGAAAAAATTAGCAAAACAAGAAAATGTCCCATTGCTAATAGATGAAAAAACCCCGTCTAACATGAATACAATTAATGTAAATGAAGAAGAGAAATATCAAGAAATGGATGGGTTTGGTGCAGCAATCTCTGGCTCCTCAGCACATATTTTATCAAATTTAGATCCTGAAAAAAGAGAAACATTACTAAAAGATTTATTTACACCCCAGGGCATTAACTTGAGTTTTTTGAGAATGACAATTGGTTCATCTGATTTTTCGTTAGATCGATATACGTATAATGATATGCCGATAGGAGAAACCGATGAAGATTTAAACCATTTTACTATTGCAAAGGACCAAGAGGTTATTTCTATTTTGCAGCAAGTGTTAGCACAAAAAGACAAAGTGAAAGTTATGGGAAGCCCGTGGAGTCCACCGGCATGGATGAAAGTAGGGAATTCTTTAAATGGTGGAACATTAGACCCTATCTATTACGATTCTTATGCCAGTTACCTTGCAAAATATATTAAAGCCTTTGAGAAACAAGGGGTCCCGGTTTATGCAATTACCCCACAAAATGAACCACTGCATGTCGCGACGGGAAATGACACACAATATGGTTATCCAAGCATGAAAATGACAGCGGCGGAACAAGCTGACTTTATTAAAAGTAGCTTAGGACCAACATTTCAAGAACAGAAAATTGATACAAAAATTATTGCCTATGATCATAACTGGGATAAACCAGACTATCCAGTTGAGGTACTAAACGATGAAGAAGCTAGAAAATATATTGCTGGATCTGCTTTCCATGCATATGCCGGAAATCCAACAGCCCAATCTATTGTACATGATCAATATCCTGAAAAAGGGATTTGGTTTACGGAGATTTCTGGTGGAGAATGGGCTACCAATTTTGGTGATAACCTAGCGTGGAATATGAAAAATATCATAATAGGGACGACAAGAAACTGGAGTAAAAGTATTTTATTCTGGAATTTAGCACTAAATGAAAATCATAGCCCCATTACACCTTCTGACGAAGAAGAAAAAACAGAATCCTCAGGTTGTGAGGATTGCAGAGGGGTTGTAACAATTGATTCAGAAACAGGTGAGATTACTAAAAACGTAGAGTACTATGTTTTAGGCCATGTTAGTAAATTTGTAGAGCCGGGTGCACATCGGATTCAATCTTCGGATATTAATGATCTAAGTAACATAGAGAATGTGGCATTCATAAATCCTGATGGATCAAAAGTAATGCTAGCCATGAACACAAGTGACAGAGAGACAGAGATCAAGGTTCGTTGGGGCGACAAGTCATTCCTTTATACATTAGATGCTGGTTCAGTTGCAACTTTTAAATGGTCGGGTGAACAAGCAGGAAGTCAAGTCATATCAGCTCTTAGTAAGGTAGAGGCTGAATTGTATGATGAATCAAATAAGGACATACCTAGTGAAGTGACAAACGATGTTGGAGGAGGAAAGTCTTTAACAGGAATCACTAAAGGAGATTATATTGCGTTTGAACAGGTTGAATTTTTAGAAGATATACATTCGCTCCAAGTGCGGGTAGCTGCTGAGAAAGCTTCCGGTATAGACTTGAGAATAGGATCACACGAAGGACACTCAATAGGAAGGGTGGCGATAAATCCTACAGGTAGTGAAAACACATGGGAAACTATCACGGTCCCGGTAGATATAACAGGGGTAACAGGAAACCAAAAGCTCTTTCTTGTATTTGAAGAACCAGTAAACCTCAATTGGTTTCGCTTTTCAACTGACTTTTTCCAAGATTCATTGAATTATATAAAAAACCCTAGTTTAGAAACAGGCTCATTCGAGTTTTGGTCGGAAAGCCATCCTGACGGACAAGAGCTTTCGCAAAGTGTTAGCAGTGGAGAAGCGCAAGAAGGTAATCATAAAATAGACCATTGGAGTTCAGAGGATTATAAGCAAGCTACCTATCAAACTGTACACGTACCTAATGGAACGTACAAATTTAGTGTTTGGGTCAGGTCGAGTGGAAATCAAAATGAACTCACACTACAAGCAAGAAACCATGGAAGTTCTATGATAACAAAACAAATTGGTTCAACAGGGATTGGAACATGGACTAAGTATACTATCGAAAAAATCCATGTCTCTACCGGTGAAATAACAGTAGGAGTATTTTCGGATGGTAAGGGAGGAAACTGGGCAAATTTTGACCAGTTTAGCTTAAATCGAGTATCAAGAGAAGTGCCATCTAAGGCAACTAATGGTCTTTCAGCACCTAATAATGTGAATGCTAACCAATCTGAACAAATAGAGTTGACCTGGGATGAAATAGAAAACGCCAAAGGGTATATTTTGTATAAAGCAACAATTGTTAATGGCAAGTACTCTCCATATATTGAAAGAACAATTACTAAAGAAACAAAGTTTATTGATTCAGGATTAAAAGTGGACACAACTTACAGTTACAAAATTACAGCGATTAATGACGATGGTGAATCCCTGCCAAGTCAACCAGTTCAGATTAAGCCCAAAAAAGCAGATGTAACCCCTCCTGCTATTCCAGCGGGTCTACAAGGAATAGCACAGGAGGAAAGTATTCTATTAAAATGGAATAATGTTATTGATCTGGATTTTCAAGCTTATCGTATTTATCAAGATGGGGAAATGGTCACATCAATAAGTCCTATAAATGAGACCATGAAAGTTATATCAAATTTACAAGGTGGAAAGAATTACTCTTTCTCAATAAGTTCAATAGATTTATTTGGGAATGAATCGGAACTTTCAGAGCCTATTTTAATATCTCCTTTATCTATAGGAAAACCCATTACTCTTGAAAATCTAGACTTCGAAACAGGAGATCTAGCTCACTGGAACGATTGGCATCCGGAAAATCAAGAAAGTGCACATAAAGTTGACAATGATTACCCACTGAATGGTGCTTATAAGCTAACTCACAACTTAGCAGAGAATAATGAACAGTACACCTATAGGACGATAGAGGTTCCAAATGGAAAATATAAAGTGTCAGTAAGTGTGCGAGCAGGGATAGAAAAGTTAGAATTACAAGTTAAAAACTATGGAGGCGAAGAGAAGAAACAATTAATGAACTCTCCATCGTGGGATGCGTGGACAAAGTTTACTATTGATCAAATCGAAGTTACAAATGGACAGCTAGAATTCGGAGTTTACTCAAAAACAGGAAACAATACTGGCTGGGCAGCAATTGATGGCTTTGAAATAATTTCTTATGAACAATCACCACCAGGAGAAGAAACACCAGGAGAAGAAACACCAGCAGAAGAGGTACCGGGCGAAGAAGATCCTGAAGAACAAACACCAGGAGAAGAGGTACCGGGTGAAGAAGGTCCAGGAGAAGAAACACCAGGAGAAGAGGTACCGGGTGAAGAAGATCCTGAAGAACAAACACCGGGAAAAGAGGTGCCGGGTGAGGAAGATCCAGGAGAAGAAACACCAGGAGAAGATGATGAGACAGGGGATAAAACAAAAAAAGATCAGGCGCCTTCAGTTAATCAAATTGATGATGAAATGAAAGGACAACAGGGTTCAGGGAATAAGTTACCCAAAACAGCAACACAGGTTTATAATCTATTACTGGCGGGAGTATTACTGATCGTGATAGGATTTATATTCTTCACCCAGTATAAAAAAAGATTAGAATAA